The sequence below is a genomic window from Streptococcus oralis.
TTGCTTATCGATAGCTTGGTAGAGCCCAACATGGATGTATTTCCCAACTGCTCCAGCGACAGCATCCTTGGTTTTCAAAGGACGTTCCAAGCCTGGACTGGTAATTTCTAGGAAATATTGTTCTGGGAAGGGATCAGGCTTGATGGTGTCTAGGACAGGACTGATAATTTCTGTCAAGTCTGCCGTGTCGTTCAAGGTAATTCCTTCGGGTTTATCTACAAAAATACTGAGAATCATGTCACTGCCAATCTTTCCATACTCGATATCCACGAGTTCGAAAGGTGCTTGGATGACAGGTTCTACAACTTCTCTGACTAATTCTACGATTGTTGCGATTGTGTCCACCTCCTCATAAGCAAGAGGCGAAGATATTTCCCCGCCTCTCTTTCTCATATTCTTACTATCAGTATAGCACGTTTGTCAATTTATGTAAAGTATAAGCACTCAAACAGCTGGTTTTCAAGCTATTTCTTAAAATTCTGCCTCAACTCGGTAGATCACTTGACCTTTGCTGGA
It includes:
- the rimP gene encoding ribosome maturation factor RimP; translation: MDTIATIVELVREVVEPVIQAPFELVDIEYGKIGSDMILSIFVDKPEGITLNDTADLTEIISPVLDTIKPDPFPEQYFLEITSPGLERPLKTKDAVAGAVGKYIHVGLYQAIDKQKVFEGTLVSFEEDELTMEYMDKTRKKTVQIPYSLVSKARLAVKL